One genomic region from Desulfuromonas sp. TF encodes:
- a CDS encoding YgiQ family radical SAM protein, translated as MKSAEKKNECLPTCRSEMERRGWYELDVLFVTGDAYVDHPAFGTPLLARLLEAEGFRVGILAQPDWRDPEAFRGMGRPLLFAAISSGAMDSMVNRYTAARKVRNNDAYTPGGKAGRRPDRAVIAYTAAVKGAFKGVPTVIGGIEASLRRLAHYDYWDDKVRRSVLVDSKADLLLFGMAESALTALAKRLSEGETIDTVRDLPGTAYLAAEAPTGAMHLPSYEEVAADPLAYNRAFRLAAEQTSPFCGRTLAQIHGTRHLVVNPPAAPLTEEQLDRLYTLPFSKRPHPGYTEPIPAYEQIRFSVTSHRGCFGGCAFCSITHHQGKTIQSRSIASVLDEIDRLSRHPEFRGTITDVGGPTANMYGLSCSDEKAQAACRRGSCLFPAPCRHLRISDRQAAELLQTLRAHPAVKHLFVASGIRYDLLPHQPRYFSDLLSHHVGGLLKVAPESSSEKVTRIMRKPGPRLFSDFLQAFRDRSRDLGLRQAVVPYFISAHPGCTLDDMIEVALFLRRNRLRVEQVQEFTPTPGSLATCIYHTGRDPFTDEPVHVPRSPKEKRLQKSLLLCHLPESRSDIVEALRLCGREDALAELLGKEDSRPLPSAKKPSGNKGMKPRRRKPGQS; from the coding sequence GTGAAATCTGCCGAAAAAAAGAATGAGTGTCTCCCCACCTGCCGGTCGGAAATGGAGCGGCGCGGGTGGTACGAACTCGATGTGCTCTTCGTCACCGGCGATGCCTATGTCGATCATCCCGCTTTCGGCACGCCGCTGCTGGCACGGCTCCTGGAAGCGGAGGGGTTTCGGGTCGGCATCCTGGCGCAGCCCGACTGGCGCGATCCGGAGGCTTTCCGGGGGATGGGCCGGCCGCTCCTTTTCGCCGCCATCTCTTCGGGAGCAATGGATTCGATGGTCAACCGCTACACCGCCGCCCGCAAGGTGCGCAACAACGACGCCTACACACCGGGGGGGAAAGCCGGAAGACGACCGGACCGGGCGGTGATCGCCTATACCGCCGCCGTAAAAGGGGCCTTCAAAGGGGTGCCGACGGTAATCGGGGGGATCGAGGCGAGCCTGCGTCGCCTGGCTCACTACGATTATTGGGATGACAAGGTGCGTCGGTCGGTGCTGGTCGACAGCAAGGCCGACCTCCTTCTCTTCGGCATGGCGGAATCGGCCCTGACCGCACTGGCAAAGCGTCTTTCGGAGGGTGAAACGATCGATACCGTCCGCGACCTGCCGGGAACGGCCTATCTTGCCGCCGAAGCTCCGACCGGGGCGATGCACCTCCCCTCCTATGAAGAGGTCGCGGCCGATCCTTTAGCCTACAACCGGGCCTTCCGCCTCGCCGCCGAACAGACCAGCCCCTTCTGCGGCCGCACCCTGGCCCAGATCCACGGGACGCGACACCTGGTGGTCAACCCTCCCGCCGCTCCCCTGACCGAGGAGCAGCTCGACCGCCTCTACACGCTGCCCTTCTCCAAGCGCCCCCACCCGGGTTACACCGAACCGATTCCGGCCTACGAGCAGATCAGGTTCTCCGTCACCAGCCACCGGGGGTGCTTCGGCGGCTGTGCCTTCTGCTCCATCACCCACCATCAGGGCAAAACAATCCAGTCCCGATCCATTGCCTCGGTGCTCGATGAAATCGACCGGCTGAGCCGGCACCCCGAGTTCCGCGGCACGATCACCGATGTCGGCGGCCCCACCGCCAACATGTACGGGCTCTCCTGCAGCGATGAGAAGGCGCAGGCTGCCTGCCGCCGCGGGAGCTGCCTCTTTCCCGCTCCTTGCCGCCATCTGCGCATTTCGGACCGGCAGGCAGCCGAGCTGCTGCAAACCCTGCGCGCCCACCCCGCCGTCAAGCATCTGTTCGTCGCCTCCGGTATCCGCTACGACCTGCTGCCGCACCAGCCCCGATATTTTTCCGATCTGCTGAGCCACCATGTGGGAGGGCTCCTCAAGGTGGCCCCTGAATCCAGCAGCGAAAAGGTCACCCGGATCATGCGCAAACCGGGCCCCCGCCTCTTCAGCGACTTCCTCCAGGCCTTCCGCGATCGCAGCCGGGATCTCGGCCTTCGGCAGGCGGTGGTCCCCTATTTCATCAGCGCTCATCCCGGCTGCACCCTCGACGACATGATCGAGGTCGCCCTTTTCCTCAGGCGCAACCGCCTCAGGGTGGAGCAGGTTCAGGAATTCACCCCAACCCCGGGAAGCCTGGCGACCTGCATCTACCACACGGGCCGAGATCCCTTCACAGACGAACCGGTTCACGTGCCGCGGTCACCGAAGGAAAAGCGTCTGCAGAAATCCCTCCTCCTCTGCCACCTCCCCGAAAGCCGCAGCGACATTGTCGAGGCCCTGCGGCTGTGCGGCCGCGAAGATGCCTTGGCCGAACTTCTGGGAAAAGAAGACAGCCGCCCCCTTCCCTCTGCGAAGAAGCCGTCCGGCAATAAAGGGATGAAACCGCGCCGGAGAAAACCCGGGCAGAGTTAG
- a CDS encoding DUF1328 domain-containing protein produces the protein MLGWAAVFFIVAIVAAVFGFGGIAAASAGIAKILFFVFLILFVVSLVAGLGKRRPHV, from the coding sequence ATGTTGGGCTGGGCTGCAGTCTTTTTCATCGTAGCGATTGTTGCCGCGGTCTTCGGCTTTGGCGGGATTGCCGCCGCCTCGGCCGGGATTGCAAAGATACTGTTCTTCGTATTTCTCATCCTGTTCGTCGTTTCCCTGGTCGCAGGCCTCGGCAAGAGACGGCCGCACGTCTGA
- a CDS encoding TIGR02266 family protein: MVVHKILLASPDIDVFLQLDGIFALRNNIEVLLARTECQLLSRTETEKPDLILVDYDMSRRDGEPLYRQIRAALSFSDIPIIPVVSAEDIESLKDSGPEGEEYLCKPIDPQKFLRTISRYLCSDRRSAPRVPSRLRINYGVEGRDVLTDYSVNLSSGGVFIETADVLPADTPLFLEFTLPESDRTIRCKGRVAWVNHPEKILSPHLPPGMGVQFLDFVLQEVLSLREVLKKEALHPSW, translated from the coding sequence ATGGTAGTTCACAAGATTCTGCTCGCCAGCCCGGACATCGATGTGTTTCTGCAGTTGGATGGGATATTCGCCCTTCGCAACAACATTGAGGTTTTACTGGCTCGGACCGAATGTCAGCTTCTGTCCAGGACAGAAACCGAAAAGCCCGATTTGATCCTTGTCGATTATGATATGTCGAGAAGGGACGGGGAACCTCTCTATCGCCAGATCCGAGCCGCTCTTTCGTTTTCAGATATTCCGATCATTCCGGTTGTCTCGGCGGAGGATATCGAGAGTTTAAAAGACAGCGGTCCCGAAGGTGAGGAATATCTCTGCAAACCAATCGATCCGCAAAAATTTCTGCGCACCATCTCCCGATATCTCTGTAGCGATCGTCGATCCGCTCCCAGGGTTCCTTCCCGATTGCGCATTAATTACGGTGTCGAAGGCCGGGATGTACTCACCGATTATTCGGTCAACCTGAGTTCCGGAGGTGTCTTCATAGAGACCGCGGACGTACTTCCGGCCGACACCCCTCTGTTCCTGGAGTTTACTCTCCCCGAATCGGACAGAACCATCCGGTGCAAAGGTCGCGTGGCCTGGGTCAACCATCCCGAAAAGATTCTCAGCCCCCATCTGCCTCCAGGCATGGGAGTCCAGTTCCTGGACTTCGTTCTCCAAGAGGTGCTCAGCCTCCGGGAAGTCCTGAAGAAAGAAGCCCTTCACCCCTCCTGGTGA
- a CDS encoding LexA family transcriptional regulator, which translates to MRVNSIGERIRQVRRDQGLTQKAFADSLGIAQGYLSSLECGRQLPSDTLLIALRHLYRIDEGWLSSGEGNPDAGESAVPGILPEPSEGRTPLLRRISQDFPDGLKPGDIGGHVAFPHSSPDCYALLAYGDFMAPTIQNNDLVLFKPGGEPGNGDIVLVNSKWGDILLRRYRLREDGAWLAPDNSAYTPFQPGENSRIIGIVTDVWRKMKL; encoded by the coding sequence ATGAGAGTTAATTCGATCGGCGAACGTATCCGCCAGGTGCGTCGCGACCAGGGTCTTACCCAGAAGGCCTTTGCCGACTCCCTGGGAATTGCCCAGGGATATCTGAGCAGCCTGGAATGCGGAAGACAGCTCCCTTCGGATACGCTTCTGATCGCCTTGCGGCATCTGTATCGGATAGATGAAGGCTGGCTTTCGTCGGGGGAAGGCAATCCCGATGCCGGAGAATCAGCCGTGCCGGGGATTTTGCCGGAGCCATCTGAGGGAAGAACGCCCCTGCTCAGGAGGATTTCGCAGGATTTTCCCGACGGACTGAAGCCGGGGGACATTGGCGGCCATGTCGCCTTTCCACACAGTTCTCCAGACTGCTACGCGCTGCTGGCCTATGGCGACTTCATGGCTCCCACGATCCAGAATAATGACCTGGTTCTTTTCAAACCAGGCGGAGAGCCGGGAAACGGGGACATTGTTCTAGTTAACAGCAAATGGGGCGACATCCTCCTGCGCAGATACAGGCTCAGGGAGGACGGTGCCTGGCTTGCACCCGACAACAGCGCGTATACCCCTTTTCAACCTGGAGAGAACTCGCGCATCATCGGCATTGTGACGGATGTCTGGAGGAAGATGAAGTTGTGA
- a CDS encoding cold-shock protein: MAEGTVKWFNDAKGFGFIEQDNGPDVFVHFSEIQGDGFKSLAEGDRVTFEVTQGQKGPQSANVRKI; the protein is encoded by the coding sequence ATGGCAGAAGGAACAGTGAAGTGGTTTAACGACGCAAAGGGTTTTGGTTTTATCGAGCAGGATAATGGACCTGACGTATTTGTTCATTTTTCCGAAATCCAGGGCGACGGCTTTAAATCTCTCGCCGAGGGAGATCGCGTGACTTTCGAGGTCACCCAGGGTCAAAAGGGTCCCCAGTCGGCTAACGTGCGCAAAATTTAA
- a CDS encoding DUF4149 domain-containing protein, with amino-acid sequence MSFFAIFYRISVAFWVGGVALFTFVLTPILFKTQPRDLAGKIVGVLFPGYFYWGLACGAVALVSLLLHRGRHFVPALILLVLMLAATSYQSFVLEPRAAALKEEIGSFESTSRDHPLRREFSRLHGISAACNLVVLAGGVVLIVLL; translated from the coding sequence ATGTCTTTTTTTGCTATTTTCTACCGCATCTCCGTGGCCTTCTGGGTCGGCGGAGTCGCGCTGTTCACCTTCGTCCTCACCCCAATCCTTTTTAAAACCCAGCCCCGGGACCTCGCCGGGAAAATCGTCGGCGTACTCTTTCCCGGCTACTTCTACTGGGGACTGGCCTGCGGCGCGGTGGCCCTGGTTTCTCTTCTGCTTCACCGCGGCCGTCATTTCGTGCCCGCCCTCATCCTGTTGGTGCTGATGCTGGCCGCCACGTCCTATCAATCTTTTGTCCTGGAACCGAGGGCCGCGGCCCTCAAAGAGGAGATTGGCTCTTTCGAATCCACGTCCAGGGACCACCCCCTGCGCCGGGAATTTTCCCGTTTGCACGGTATTTCGGCCGCTTGTAACCTGGTCGTCCTTGCCGGCGGCGTCGTCCTGATCGTTCTTTTGTGA
- a CDS encoding DUF4388 domain-containing protein yields the protein MSFTGDLEHLPIVDVIQLLNATRKSGVLGVRGRKGESQLVFMDGYIISASHLNNTLRIGQVLVERGAITEDNLERALEEQSKAGSKRKPLIGTLLEMGLVEEKDAYAGLQSLIEMTIVEILTWKRGSFVLDPGPELSADGYQYCPRDISREISIDTRGVLMDSLRIFDEKMRDGELSLEDDAEEEPEITEDDLGLADLDQMERRIPGVFVSLDDRPTESVHAAKEVAAKEPEINPVRRLNELIAALPRLRSAPEVAQAQLGYVGDIFERALTLVVRQGETIAEKGIGINTSRVAGVVPVPGIRIPFAESSILRQAVESGCLYCGSEHDEAFKKYLLDRIGAPVPEKILLLPVRSSGKTIFLTYADFGSRSEREVPVELLNMLAAQTGQALENLSRRRLQQKETGTDQAG from the coding sequence ATGTCCTTTACCGGAGATCTCGAGCATCTACCCATCGTTGATGTCATCCAGCTGTTGAACGCGACCCGCAAATCGGGGGTGCTGGGCGTCCGGGGGCGCAAGGGCGAAAGCCAGCTCGTCTTCATGGACGGCTATATCATCAGCGCCAGTCACCTCAACAATACCCTTCGCATCGGGCAGGTTCTGGTGGAGCGTGGTGCGATTACCGAGGACAATCTGGAGCGGGCGCTCGAAGAGCAAAGCAAAGCCGGCAGCAAACGCAAGCCTCTCATCGGGACGCTCCTTGAAATGGGACTGGTCGAGGAAAAGGATGCCTATGCCGGGCTGCAGTCCCTGATCGAAATGACCATTGTCGAGATCCTCACCTGGAAGAGGGGGTCTTTCGTCCTCGATCCGGGTCCGGAGCTGTCGGCGGATGGCTACCAGTATTGCCCCAGGGATATCAGCCGGGAGATCAGCATCGATACCCGAGGGGTGCTGATGGATTCCCTGCGTATTTTTGATGAGAAGATGCGCGACGGCGAATTGAGTCTGGAGGACGATGCCGAGGAGGAGCCGGAGATCACTGAAGATGATCTGGGGCTGGCCGATCTCGACCAGATGGAGCGCCGGATTCCTGGGGTCTTCGTCAGCCTCGACGACCGGCCGACGGAGTCTGTCCACGCCGCGAAAGAGGTAGCTGCAAAAGAACCGGAGATCAATCCCGTACGCCGTCTCAACGAGCTCATCGCCGCGCTGCCCCGACTGAGGAGCGCTCCGGAGGTTGCCCAGGCACAGCTCGGATATGTCGGAGACATTTTCGAGCGAGCCCTCACCCTGGTGGTCCGGCAGGGTGAAACGATCGCTGAAAAGGGGATCGGAATTAATACTTCCAGAGTGGCCGGCGTGGTCCCCGTCCCCGGGATTCGCATCCCCTTCGCAGAGTCCTCGATTCTGCGACAAGCCGTCGAAAGCGGCTGCCTTTATTGCGGTTCCGAACACGACGAGGCGTTTAAAAAGTATCTTCTGGACCGGATCGGCGCTCCCGTGCCGGAGAAAATTCTGCTGCTTCCGGTGCGAAGTTCCGGAAAGACCATTTTTCTGACCTATGCCGATTTTGGCAGCCGGTCGGAAAGAGAGGTTCCCGTCGAGCTGCTGAACATGCTGGCCGCCCAGACCGGGCAGGCTCTGGAGAACCTGAGCCGACGCAGGCTTCAGCAAAAGGAGACCGGTACCGATCAAGCCGGTTGA
- a CDS encoding type IV pilus twitching motility protein PilT: protein MDAKVLDKILGIAFEKRVSDVHFEVDNPPFFRGRGQLIRSKLPSLTPGDTEFISKTILEQNGRALFADLKEVDAAYALPDGGRFRVSIFRQRRHLGVVMRVIPPNIGSFKELQLPPVLADIAKAPNGLILVTGPTGNGKSTTLASILEFLNETQSYNIITIEDPIEFLFTSKKSCIIQREVGIDTHGFDQALKAALRMDPDVIMVGEMRDAETIDACLKAAETGHLVFSTLHTQGAVSTINRLIGNFPPDSQEIVRQRLADILVATVSLRLIKDKAGESLYPVVEVMRNTTTIQACIREGRLEEIEKYIENGQSEYHMQSMDQHLVALCKKGIISMEAAKSISRSMDLERKLMFT from the coding sequence GTGGATGCGAAGGTTTTAGACAAGATTCTGGGGATTGCCTTTGAAAAGCGTGTTTCGGATGTCCACTTCGAGGTGGACAACCCGCCGTTTTTCCGGGGGCGGGGACAGCTGATCCGTTCCAAGCTGCCGAGCTTGACTCCTGGGGACACCGAGTTCATCTCCAAAACCATTCTCGAACAGAACGGCCGCGCGCTTTTCGCCGACCTCAAGGAGGTCGATGCCGCCTATGCTCTGCCGGACGGCGGACGTTTCCGGGTCAGTATATTCCGTCAGCGGCGCCACCTCGGGGTGGTCATGCGCGTGATTCCCCCCAATATCGGAAGCTTCAAGGAACTGCAGCTTCCTCCGGTGCTGGCGGATATCGCCAAGGCCCCCAACGGCCTGATCCTGGTCACCGGTCCCACGGGCAACGGCAAGTCGACCACCCTTGCCTCCATTCTCGAATTTCTCAATGAAACCCAAAGCTACAATATCATAACCATCGAGGACCCCATCGAATTTCTCTTCACCTCCAAGAAAAGCTGCATCATACAGCGCGAGGTGGGGATCGATACTCATGGATTCGATCAGGCCCTTAAGGCGGCCCTGCGCATGGATCCGGATGTCATCATGGTCGGCGAGATGCGCGACGCCGAAACGATCGACGCCTGTCTCAAGGCCGCGGAGACCGGCCACCTGGTCTTCTCCACCCTGCACACCCAGGGCGCCGTCTCGACCATCAACCGGCTGATCGGCAACTTCCCTCCGGATTCACAGGAGATCGTCCGTCAGCGCCTTGCTGATATCCTGGTCGCCACTGTTTCTCTGCGCCTGATCAAGGATAAGGCCGGCGAAAGCCTGTATCCGGTGGTCGAGGTCATGCGCAATACCACCACCATTCAGGCCTGTATCCGCGAAGGACGCCTCGAGGAAATCGAAAAATACATTGAGAATGGGCAGTCGGAGTACCACATGCAGAGCATGGACCAGCATCTGGTGGCGCTTTGCAAGAAAGGGATCATCAGCATGGAGGCGGCCAAATCGATTTCGCGCTCCATGGACCTGGAACGGAAGCTGATGTTCACCTGA
- a CDS encoding tetratricopeptide repeat protein, which yields MGAVRILLIALAASSLFGCVLLDWIPIRYEPLPRGARTESAVQDEISPILAESPKQNIRKSPALQTVKEKSPVKPRKGSRREAEPPSDREREINGYRRTAAAEDPEAQYSLGSLYLSGEEGETDYARALDLFLAAAEMGHSGALRTLGQMYENGLGITPSPREALKWYSLAAGHGDVRAMTAFGYVAFTGFGTPQNTEVGLTWLKLAGEEGDSEAQLLLGAIYDSGWAVEEDDAEALKWYALAAERGDPLARFMQAGLHALGESGPLDLVNAARYYRMAAASGFAEAQAVLDNRHINLSGDDSGLRWKQGLVEKRPALKWYALAAERGDPLARFMQAGLHAL from the coding sequence ATGGGAGCAGTCCGGATCCTGCTCATCGCACTGGCAGCGTCGTCTTTGTTCGGGTGCGTTCTGCTCGACTGGATCCCGATACGGTATGAGCCGCTTCCCCGCGGCGCCCGTACGGAATCCGCCGTCCAGGATGAGATCTCCCCGATCTTGGCCGAATCCCCGAAGCAGAACATTCGAAAATCCCCCGCTCTTCAGACGGTAAAGGAGAAATCTCCGGTGAAACCCCGGAAAGGTTCCCGCCGTGAAGCGGAACCGCCTTCCGACCGTGAAAGAGAAATTAACGGATATCGCCGGACTGCCGCGGCGGAAGATCCCGAGGCGCAGTATTCTCTGGGAAGCCTCTATCTCAGCGGCGAAGAGGGGGAAACGGATTACGCGAGAGCGCTGGACTTGTTCCTGGCGGCGGCGGAGATGGGACACTCGGGAGCGCTGAGGACTCTGGGACAGATGTACGAAAATGGTCTCGGAATCACGCCCTCCCCGAGGGAAGCCTTGAAATGGTACAGCCTTGCAGCAGGGCATGGCGATGTTCGGGCGATGACCGCCTTCGGCTATGTGGCTTTCACAGGGTTCGGAACCCCGCAGAATACCGAGGTGGGGCTCACATGGCTGAAGTTGGCCGGGGAAGAGGGGGATTCCGAGGCGCAGCTGCTTCTTGGAGCCATATACGATTCGGGATGGGCCGTTGAGGAAGATGATGCGGAAGCCCTGAAGTGGTATGCACTGGCCGCCGAAAGAGGTGACCCCCTTGCCCGGTTCATGCAGGCGGGCCTGCATGCTCTTGGAGAGAGCGGCCCTCTCGATCTCGTGAATGCCGCAAGATATTACCGCATGGCTGCGGCTTCGGGGTTTGCGGAAGCGCAAGCCGTTCTGGACAACCGCCACATCAATCTGTCCGGGGACGACAGCGGCTTGAGGTGGAAGCAGGGCTTGGTCGAAAAAAGACCAGCCCTGAAGTGGTATGCACTGGCCGCCGAAAGAGGTGACCCCCTTGCCCGGTTCATGCAGGCGGGCCTGCATGCTCT
- a CDS encoding tetratricopeptide repeat protein yields the protein RYAGERLERFSKMVETFKGAALGDVDAMFGVGSFYWRGDGFEKDFDQAVRWWRLAARLGHKKAKAFLARLGDFEKNGASGEGSPMTRVGQKELPATLVYQIGVDLLEGGGSSGEIHPSSTWMSMLRKSRQINGRPLSLSKE from the coding sequence CCGTTATGCGGGGGAGCGTCTGGAGAGATTCTCCAAAATGGTGGAAACATTCAAGGGGGCGGCCCTGGGTGATGTGGATGCCATGTTCGGAGTTGGTTCATTTTACTGGCGCGGTGATGGCTTCGAAAAAGATTTTGATCAAGCGGTAAGATGGTGGAGGCTTGCGGCTCGGCTCGGGCACAAGAAGGCGAAAGCATTTCTGGCGCGACTCGGTGACTTCGAAAAGAACGGCGCTTCGGGCGAGGGATCGCCGATGACCCGGGTAGGGCAGAAAGAGCTTCCCGCCACCCTGGTCTATCAGATAGGCGTCGACCTTCTCGAAGGAGGGGGGAGTTCCGGGGAAATCCATCCTTCGTCAACCTGGATGAGTATGCTCCGGAAGAGCCGTCAGATCAATGGCCGGCCCCTGAGCCTATCCAAGGAATAA
- a CDS encoding M48 family metallopeptidase: MAWLNAANRKNAGRRQKILHNNQTVLIRRGLIALENGNTRLARFHFEEASGYERTPVVLSCLGYCLAREEKDMEKAFALCREAVRREPGNPLHHLHLGRVFLIAGEKELAVTAFRTGLNFGEHPELLAELKRMGMRRPPLFTFLSRRHRLNKCCGFLLTRLGLRFLLHPTETTQGQS; this comes from the coding sequence ATGGCTTGGCTGAATGCGGCAAACAGAAAAAACGCTGGAAGAAGGCAAAAGATCCTCCATAACAACCAGACCGTTCTGATCCGGAGAGGTCTTATCGCCCTCGAAAATGGAAACACCCGGTTGGCCCGTTTTCATTTTGAGGAAGCCTCCGGATATGAGCGCACACCCGTCGTCCTCTCCTGTCTCGGCTATTGCCTGGCCAGGGAAGAGAAGGATATGGAGAAGGCTTTCGCCCTTTGCCGCGAAGCGGTCCGCAGGGAACCGGGAAATCCTCTCCATCATCTCCATCTCGGTCGGGTCTTTCTCATCGCCGGGGAGAAGGAGCTGGCCGTCACGGCTTTTCGCACGGGCTTGAACTTCGGCGAACACCCTGAACTGCTGGCAGAACTGAAAAGAATGGGGATGCGGCGTCCGCCCCTTTTCACTTTCCTGAGCCGCCGACATCGCCTCAACAAATGCTGCGGCTTTCTTCTCACCCGCCTGGGACTGCGCTTCCTTCTCCATCCGACGGAGACCACCCAGGGGCAAAGCTGA
- a CDS encoding acyl-CoA dehydrogenase family protein, with product MEHGAEEKKSLATAEAAREAGGTNPSFLGELFMGRLRTGMIFPWPAQDPGEKAAGDAVLEKLKSFLEEHVDADRIDREKEVPRSVIEGLREMGLFGIKIPREYGGLGLSQINYNRILHLVASHCGSTALLLSVHQSIGVSQPVMMFGTEEQRRRYLPRLAAGAISAFALTEPGVGSDPSHMTTTAVPSEDGSAWLINGRKLWTTNGPIAELLVVTARTNDPEADRPEITAFIVEGKSEGLVTEHRCDFMGLKGIRNGLLSFHNVRVSGEDILTGVGEGLKLALRTLNIGRLSIPAFCGGVMKHALTICRIWGNERRQWGVPVGRHEAVAAKIARIAADAFAVDSLAWLGATFADRGEPDLRLEAAADKLFCTKAMWRALDETLQVRGGRGYETADSLRGRGEAGIPVERMLRDARLYLIGEGTSEILHLFIAREALDPHLKATGITSIGDPVDFKKAFRFYIRWYPGLLRPGCSASRNVSLPPGLRRHLRYVENASRRLARDLFHMMVRHGQGLQRKQMVLARLVDVGVELFAMGAVLSRAGSPQAPSGAEELADLFCRQARRRIGSLRREAYCNDDRRVYDLSRKVLEGEFPWLEENILCTWKGDDGIG from the coding sequence ATGGAACATGGTGCGGAAGAGAAGAAATCCCTGGCTACTGCGGAGGCGGCCCGAGAAGCCGGAGGAACGAATCCAAGCTTTCTGGGCGAGCTGTTCATGGGCCGCCTGAGAACCGGGATGATCTTTCCCTGGCCGGCGCAGGATCCCGGGGAAAAGGCCGCCGGAGATGCGGTTCTGGAAAAGCTGAAATCCTTCCTGGAAGAACACGTGGATGCGGACCGCATCGACCGGGAGAAGGAGGTGCCCCGGAGCGTGATCGAGGGGCTGCGGGAGATGGGTCTCTTCGGCATCAAGATCCCTCGCGAGTACGGGGGCCTCGGATTGTCCCAGATCAACTACAACCGCATCCTTCATCTGGTCGCCAGCCATTGCGGATCGACGGCGCTGCTTCTTTCGGTGCACCAGAGCATCGGCGTTTCCCAGCCGGTGATGATGTTCGGCACCGAGGAACAGAGGCGCAGGTATCTTCCGCGTTTGGCCGCCGGCGCGATCAGCGCCTTCGCCCTGACCGAGCCGGGGGTCGGCTCGGACCCCTCGCATATGACCACGACCGCCGTCCCCAGCGAAGACGGCTCGGCCTGGCTCATCAACGGCCGTAAGCTGTGGACGACCAACGGACCGATTGCCGAACTGCTGGTGGTGACGGCGCGCACCAACGACCCCGAGGCGGACCGCCCCGAGATCACTGCCTTTATTGTGGAGGGGAAATCAGAGGGTCTTGTCACAGAGCACCGCTGCGATTTCATGGGACTTAAGGGGATCCGCAACGGCCTTCTCTCCTTTCACAACGTCCGGGTCTCAGGAGAAGATATTCTCACCGGTGTCGGCGAGGGACTGAAGCTGGCTCTGCGCACCCTCAACATAGGGCGGCTCTCCATTCCGGCCTTTTGCGGGGGGGTCATGAAGCACGCCCTGACCATCTGCCGCATTTGGGGGAACGAGCGGCGTCAGTGGGGCGTGCCGGTAGGGCGCCATGAGGCGGTGGCGGCCAAGATCGCCCGCATCGCCGCCGATGCCTTCGCCGTCGACAGTCTGGCCTGGCTTGGGGCGACCTTCGCAGACCGGGGGGAGCCGGACCTCCGCCTGGAGGCGGCGGCCGACAAGCTCTTCTGCACCAAGGCGATGTGGCGCGCCCTCGACGAGACCCTGCAGGTGCGCGGCGGGCGCGGCTATGAGACCGCTGACAGCCTGCGGGGCCGCGGCGAGGCGGGTATTCCCGTCGAGCGAATGCTGCGGGACGCCCGCCTCTATCTCATCGGCGAGGGGACGAGCGAGATCCTGCACCTCTTCATCGCCCGCGAGGCTCTCGACCCCCATCTCAAGGCGACCGGCATCACCTCCATTGGTGATCCGGTGGACTTCAAAAAGGCTTTCAGGTTCTACATCCGCTGGTATCCGGGGCTGCTCCGACCAGGTTGCAGTGCCTCACGGAACGTCTCGCTCCCTCCGGGGCTGAGGAGGCATCTGCGATATGTCGAAAATGCCTCCCGCCGCCTGGCACGGGATCTTTTCCACATGATGGTGCGCCACGGGCAGGGTCTGCAGAGAAAGCAGATGGTGCTGGCGCGGCTGGTGGATGTGGGGGTGGAACTCTTCGCCATGGGGGCGGTGCTTTCGCGGGCGGGGAGCCCGCAGGCTCCCTCAGGCGCTGAAGAATTGGCCGATCTGTTCTGCCGGCAGGCGCGTCGGCGCATCGGCAGCCTGCGCCGAGAGGCATATTGCAATGACGACAGGAGAGTTTACGACCTGTCCCGCAAGGTCCTGGAGGGGGAATTCCCCTGGCTGGAAGAGAACATCCTCTGCACCTGGAAGGGGGATGACGGGATCGGGTGA